In Neofelis nebulosa isolate mNeoNeb1 chromosome 7, mNeoNeb1.pri, whole genome shotgun sequence, the following proteins share a genomic window:
- the SIX1 gene encoding homeobox protein SIX1: MSMLPSFGFTQEQVACVCEVLQQGGNLERLGRFLWSLPACDHLHKNESVLKAKAVVAFHRGNFRELYKILESHQFSPHNHPKLQQLWLKAHYVEAEKLRGRPLGAVGKYRVRRKFPLPRTIWDGEETSYCFKEKSRGVLREWYAHNPYPSPREKRELAEATGLTTTQVSNWFKNRRQRDRAAEAKERENTENNNSSSNKQNQLSPLEGGKPLMSSSEEEFSPPQSPDQNSVLLLQGNMGHARSSNYSLPGLTASQPSHGLQAHQHQLQDSLLGPLTSSLVDLGS, encoded by the exons ATGTCGATGCTGCCGTCGTTCGGCTTCACGCAGGAGCAAGTGGCGTGCGTGTGCGAAGTTCTGCAGCAAGGCGGGAACCTGGAGCGTCTGGGCAGGTTCCTGTGGTCGCTGCCCGCCTGCGACCACCTGCACAAGAACGAAAGCGTTCTCAAGGCCAAGGCCGTGGTTGCGTTCCACCGCGGGAACTTCCGCGAGCTCTACAAGATCCTGGAGAGCCACCAATTCTCGCCTCACAACCACCCCAAGCTGCAGCAACTGTGGCTGAAGGCGCACTACGTGGAGGCCGAGAAGCTGCGCGGCCGGCCCCTGGGCGCGGTGGGCAAATATCGGGTGCGCCGAAAATTCCCGCTGCCGCGCACCATCTGGGACGGCGAGGAGACCAGCTACTGCTTCAAGGAGAAGTCGCGGGGTGTGCTGCGGGAGTGGTACGCGCACAACCCGTACCCCTCGCCTCGTGAGAAGCGGGAGCTGGCCGAGGCCACGGGGCTCACCACCACCCAGGTCAGCAACTGGTTTAAGAACCGGAGGCAAAGAGACCGGGCCGCCGAGGCCAAGGAAAG GGAGAACACCGAAAACAATAACTCCTCCTCCAACAAGCAGAATCAACTCTCTCCTCTGGAAGGGGGCAAGCCGCTCATGTCCAGCTCAGAAGAAGAATTCTCACCTCCCCAAAGTCCAGACCAGAACTCGGTACTTCTGCTGCAGGGCAATATGGGCCACGCCAGGAGCTCAAACTATTCTCTCCCTGGCTTAACGGCCTCACAGCCCAGCCACGGCCTGCAAGCCCACCAGCATCAGCTCCAGGACTCCCTGCTGGGCCCCCTCACCTCCAGTCTGGTGGACTTGGGGTCTTAA